CGGAGCGGGAGCTCGCCCAGCGCTACGGTGTCTCGCGCCTCACGGTCCGCTCGGCGATCGGCAAGCTCGTCGAAGAGGGCCTGCTGGCCCGGGTGCGCGGCAAGGGTACGTTCACCGCCGCGCGCCGCATGGAGTTGCAGCTCTACCTGATGTCCTTCACCGACGACATGCGCCGGCGTGGGCTCACCCCCACCACGGAGGTGGTGTCCACGTCGCTCGAGGTCCCGCCCGTGACCTCGGCGCACGCACTCGGCCTCACCGAAGGCGTGGCGGCCCACCGGCTGGTGCGGCTGCGGCGCGCGGACGGCGTGCCGCTGGCCGTGGAACGCGGCTGGTACCACGCGGGCCGCACGCCCGGATTGCTCGACCTCGACCTCACCCGTTCCCTGTACGCCCGGCTGGCCGAGGCCTACGACCTGCGGCCGGACCAGGCGTACCAGACGGTGTGGGCCGAGTCCGCGGATCGCGAGACGGCGCGCCTGCTCGGCATGCGCACCGGCACTCCGCTCCTCGTCTTCCGCCGGGTCTCCAGCGCAGGCGGAGAGCCGGTGGAGGACATGACGTCCTGGTACCGGGGAGACCACTACCAGGTGACCATGCAGTTGGACCGGAACACCCCGGATTCCGGCCACCAACCCCACTACGGAGGTACCCGACGATGAGCGCCACCACCACAGAGGGGGCGAAGGGCAAGAAGAGCGGCGGCGGGCTCGCCGGGCTGCAGCGCTTCGGCCGCAGCCTGATGCTGCCCATCGCCGTCTTGCCCGCTGCCGGTCTTCTCAACCGGCTGGGCCAGGACGACGTGTTCGGCAAGACCGGCCTCGGCTGGGACAAGGTCGCGGCCGTGATCGGCGCGGCCGGCGGTGGCCTGTTCGACTGGCTGCCCCTGCTGTTCGCCATCGGTATCGCGGTCGGCTTCGCGCGCAAGGGCGACGGCTCGACGGCCGTGGCCGCGGTCGTCGGCTGGGTCGTGTTCAACAAGGTCATCCAGGCCATCGCGCCGATCAGCAGCCAGGAGGGCTACAAGCCCGGCTGGGAGGGCGCGCCGATCCACTGGCCCTACAGCGTGCTGACCGGTGTGATCAGCGGTATCGTCGCCGCCCTGCTGTGGCAGCGCTACTACCGGATCAAGCTGCCGAGCTGGCTCGCCTTCTTCGGCGGCCGCCGGTTCGTGCCGATCGTCACCGCGTTCTCGATGATCATCCTCGGCGTGATCTTCGGCCTGGTCTTCAAGTACGTCGACCACGGCATCAACTCGATCGGCCAGGCCGTCGTCGGCTCGCCGGTGATCGGTGGCGGCATCTACGGCGTGCTCAACCGCCTGCTCATCCCGATCGGTCTGCACCAGCTGCTGAACGTGCCGGTGTGGTTCATCTTCGGCGGCGGTGACCTCAACAACTTCTTCGGCCACGTGCAGGGTTCCGGCACGTTCATGACCGGCTTCTTCCCGATCTTCATGTTCGCCCTGCCCGCCGCGGCGCTGGCGATCTGGCAGACCGCGAAGCCGGGCCAGAAGAAGATCGTCGGCTCGATCATGATCTCGGCGGCGCTGACCTCGTTCATCACGGGTGTCACGGAGCCGATCGAGTTCGCGTTCATGTTCGTCGCGTGGCCGCTCTACATCTTCCACGCGATCATGACCGGTGTCTCGCTGGCCGTCTGCAACGCGCTGGGCATCCACCTCGGCTTCTCGTTCTCGGGCGGTGCGATCGACTTCGCCCTCAACTCGTCGCTGGACACGGCGCACCGGGCGTGGCTGCTGATCCCGATCGGCCTGGTCTTCGCCGTCATCTACTACGTGGTGTTCCGGTTCGTGATCACGAAGTGGAACATGCGCACCCCCGGCCGCGAAGACGACACGATCGAAGCCGACCTCGACCGCACGGCCGCGAAGTAAGATCACCAGCAGTATTCGAGAGAGGACGACCATGCCGGAGAAACGAGTCACCGTGGCCAGCAAGGTGGGCCTGCACGCCAGGCCGGCCGCGCTGGTCGCCAAGGCGGCCGCGGCGCAGTCCGTCGCGGTGAGCATCGCCAAGGCCGGCGGCGACCCGGTGGCCGCCGGCAGCGTGCTCAACCTGATGACGCTCGCCGCCGCGTTCGGCGACGAGGTCGTCATCAGCGCCGAGGGCGAGGGCGCCGACGCCGCGATCGACGCGGTGGCGGAGCTCGTCGCCACGGATCTCGACGCTCAGTAGGTACCACTCCAGGGGCAGCCGAAGGGGCCGTCCATCGCCGGAAACCGGTGGTGGGTGGCCCCTTCGCTCATGCATCGGCCGCTTGCCCGATCCGGCCGAAAGGAGGCGGATACCCAACGGGAGGTCACCGCGCGTGCCAACGGTTTCCGCCGTGACTGTGGTCGGATCGGCAACAAGCAGCACAGTTAAAGTGTGAGGTATGAAGAGCCTGCGCCTGATCGACGAGTGGCCGGTGGACAACGCCGCGGCCGGGGTGGTTTCCGCCGACGGTGAGGTGCGCGACCGCCACGGCGATCCCGCCCGCGTGTTCCGCCTGGCGTCGGTGACCAAGCTGCTCACCGCCTACACTGCGCACATCGCGCTCGAGGAGGGCGTGGTCGAGCTGGACACCCCGGCCGGTCCCGAGGGCTCGACCGTGCGCCATCTGCTCGCCCACACCTCCGGCCTCGCCTTCGACGCGCACAAGGAGATGGCCCTGCCCGGCACTCGCCGCCTGTACTCCAACGCCGGCTTCGAAGTCCTGGCCGACACCCTCACCGAACACTCCGGCATCCCCTTCGCCGACTACCAGCGCGAAGCCCTGCTGGACCCGTTGGGCATGACCGCCACCGTGCTCGACGGATCCCCCGCCTCCGGCGCCGCGTCCACTGTGGACGATTTACTGGTGTTCGCCGCCGAACTGCAGTCCCCGAAACTCCTCGCGGCCGCCACCCTCGCCGCCGCCACGGACGTCGCTTTTCCCGGGCTGAACGGCGTGCTCCCCGGCTTCGGCTACCAGAAACCCAACGACTGGGGCCTCGGCTTCGAACTGCGCGACCACAAGTCTCCACACTGGACCGGCTCCGCAAGCTCCCCGCGCACCTTCGGCCACTTCGGCCAGTCCGGCACTTTCCTCTGGGTTGACCCCGAGGCCGGCCACGCCTGCGTCGCCCTGGCGGACCGCTCCTTCGGCCCCTGGGCCGCCGAAGCATGGCCCCCGTTCACCGACGCGGTACTGGCCGACCTGAAGGGCTGACTCACACCGCCCCAACGCCGCATTCGGTGCGCTCAACGCACCCAATGCGAACTCACATTTGGTTGCACAAGTGTTAGCTGACGTCCGGGGGACGGGTCGGCGTCGAGCACGTGACGCACCTGTTCCGAGCCGGGACAGCTACAGATAGCCTTCCACCAGCAGAATTACCCGGCGTACGTGGCTTTGAAAGGGGCAGCTGGCACGCCGTCACCCGTTCCGCTCGACGGCCATGAGGGCGACAAGGTGCTAACCCCATCGTGAGCGCACTGCCACGTACGTCGAGCGGCCTGGACCGAGGCAGGTGATCACTTCCCGGCGCACGCGCGCCGACGCGTCGACCGAGGACCGGTAGTCCCAGCGGTGCCGGTCGGTGTCCCACACATACACCGCGCCATCGAGGCGCGGTCGACGTACTCGCGTCGGCGCTGGATCGCCTCGATCCGACATTCGCCCGCGCCGAGGCTGGCTGCGCGTAGACCTTTTGCTGTTGGAGCGGACGGACCGAGCCAATGTTGACTGCAAAGGAGCGCGCTTTCGTGATGTGCAGGTTGGCCTCTTCGCGTGCGCTCTGGGCAATGAACGCCAACCTCGTCGGGTGACAGTTCAGATAGTTACGAGGTGACAGGTCAAGCTTGCGGCGCAGACCTGAACTGCGACCTGTGACGCGATGAAAAGAAGAGAAAGTAGGCGATTGCAAGATTGATAGTGACACCGAGCGCCGCAATTACGGGAAGTAAAATGTAGAGCACAATCGTCGCCGTAAAGTGCAGCTGCTCTTGGTCGGAATAGTTGCCCGATGTTGTCACAGACAGGGCGTACCAAGGCACGAATACAATGGTCGCCAACCAGGCTGGAATAAGTGTGCCCAGTTGCACTCCGATCGCGGTGTACTCTTTTCTCTGCTTAAGATATCCTGTTGATACGTACGAGCGTGCCACAATTAAGCCGATTCCCGATATCACCAAACAGCAAGCAGATATAACTCCCAATCCTACGGTAAGCACGGTAGAGGGATCGTAGAACGTGGGAAGACTGTAGCCGAAAATAGGAATAGCAATGATCAAGAGCAGTCCAAGGGTGATGCTAATCGAACCCCATCGGATTGAGATCGCCCGAATCCTCCCGACCAGATCCGGGGGAACCCAACGATCGGGCGACATTGAGAATGCGTAGGGGTTTGCCATTACTGGACTCGCCAATCCGACGAATTCGACATAGCTCCCGTGTCGGATACGGACCACGTGGAGCCAAGTGCATTAACCTTGTCCAGAATTGCTTGCTGCTCGCTGGCAACGGTGCCGGTCAGGGAGTCGACAGCCGAGATGGTCGCGAAAATTCCAGCAATACTCGCTCCCAGTGCGCCGAGCAGGATGACGATCGCGGCCGGAATGCCCACTACAGTGCATGCACTCACGATGGCAATTCCAAATGCGATCAGTAGACCTGCGACAATCCCAATAATTTGAGTCCAGAAGCTGTCAATTCCATTCGCGAGGGCAACCAGGGAATTTCGAATCTGCAAACCCAAATCTTTAAGTGAATTCAGTCCGCTGATCTGGGCTGGAACTGTGGTCTTGTAAGCTTCCGCTGCGCGTCCCTGCCATTCGATTTCCGTCTTGAGCTTATCGATCGATATGGCGCCGGCAATATCGCCAATGGGATTCCCGATAGCGTCCGACCACATAGCCGCAGCAGCCTTGAGCCTGCCGGGGTTCCCTCGGTCGGTGGCAAAGTGCTTGCATGCAGTCCAGAATTCGGCCATTTTTTTGTTGAGATCATCCATGGCCTTACGAACAGGCTCAATCAAGTCTGAAAGGAAACCAGGAACCCAACTCATCACATCATTTACCTTGTTGAACAATTCCTCAACTTGGCGTTCGATCTCGTTGAGCTTACCGATCGCCTGGTCAATGAGCGGGTTCTCTCCTGTTGCGGTTGTCATTGTGAAACCCCTCCTTATCAAAGCGCTGTCAATGCCCGCCTGCACGGGTGATGTGATGTTGATTCTGCTCTTCATCTCGTTCGTACAGGTCAGCTGCCTTGCGTAGCGCTCCAGCAAGGTTTCGGAAATTGCTCTCCGCCTGATTGATCATGTCCTGCATGGTGGCACTGGTCTGATTGTAGAGCCGATCGAAGCCATGTGAGGCGGCATACGACATTACGTCGGCAGGCGTGAGGCCGAGCGGGTCAATCGCGCCTTTCGGTGGGTTGAGCCCATCAGCGGCGTGATCCCAGATCGCCGCGTCCGAGCGGAGAGCTTCCAATGCTACGACTACATCTGTCACTGTCCTTACTCCCTGTCGTTTTCTCCGTTGAGTGGTAGCGCGAGGCCGACCCGGCGTGACAGCCGTTGCGGGTCGTAGAGCATCCCCATGATTTCGGCGATGGCAGGCCCTTGCGGCCCGTTGACGATTTCAGGCGGAGTGTTCGCGGCGTGAAGTTGCCGTAGCACATCCGTGATTTCACTTTCGATCTCGGTGTAACGGACACTGCCGGCCCACGTCGGATCGATGGATATTTCGACGACTTGGCCATTGATCCCTGAACCAGTCAGATGGCCACCAACGCTCTCCACGGTTATACGGCGATCGACCACCGTCGCCGCTTGCTCAATGAAGCGCGCCATCTCGGTGGTCGCCGCATCCACGAGGCGCAGCATGTCATCCGGCCCAAGAGGCGACTCGTCAGCCTGATCCTCCTGCCTTCCGCCGAATGCAGGAGGCGCGGGTACGTTGCGTTGGACATCCTCCACCTGGCGAGCGAGAGCCGCGATCGTTGCCGCGTTCGCCGCCGCGAGCACACTTGAGTGAAGGCCACGTGGATCCACAGCTCTTGTCCAGTTGCGGTCAAGCGCTACCGACAGTACTTCTGCGGCAGGTGAGACCGTGACCGAGACGATCCGATCAGGGTCCTGCCCTGTGAGCCGCTCGCTATCCGGAGCTGTTTCCTCAGCCTGTATAGGTGACTGATCACATTCCCAGTCTTCTGCTTCTTCGAAGCCCCACCTGTTGTCATCCACTATGGACACGCTCCTCGTCGAGCTCGGGTTGTTCGTCACATCCGTCGGCACTGAGCACCGTCCGCCGGTTGAGTCGGCACGTCCTGGCGTGGTGAGCGCAGCTGCTTCAGGAGGTCGTAGGTTTTGCTGATCACCGTGTCTGCACGACCGAGTGCGACGTTGACGTACCCGGTCGTAGCCAGGTTCTTCGGTGAAGGAGAATAGGTCTGGCCGTGGTCGGTGTCGTAGTACGTGCAGCAGGAGCCCACCGCTGGTGCGGTAGCCACCGACACCGTCGCGCCAACCCTGCGTGGATCTGGCCGCCACTGACCCGGGGCAGCCCGACAATGCCCAGCCACGGCGCACATCCCGGCGAGCGGGTGAGCCGCCGAGGGCTTGCCGCAGGTCCGACTCCGGTACCGACAGCGCCGGGCCCGGACCTGGCTGCACGTCGCGCAGCTCCACCTCCAGGTCCCCGACGAGTGCGTCGAACCGGGCCGGGCGCAGCACCACATTTCCCGACGACGGCACGTGACAGGCGAGCATGGCATCGTTGCCGCTGGTGGCGACATGCAGGTGGTACCGGCCGGTCGAGGGCTCGACGCCGGCCGAGAATTCTTGGGCAGCTCGGCCCAGCACGGTCATCGTGCGGAGAAACTCCTCGCCCGGCCGCCCAGCACGCCACACCCCATGGTCCGCCAGCAGCTCTTGACTGATGTCTCGATGGGCTTGGGCTTCGTTGGGGTCTCGCCACATCGGCTCCGGGGCGAGCGTGGCCGGCAGGGACACCCCGGCCGCGTCCGCACCGACATGGAGACAATCCACGGGCAGGACAAGTTCACGGGGATCACGAGCATTGGGTACGCCCCCTCCAGACCGATGACCGGCGGTGTCGCCTTCAGCAGCTCGCCGATCAGCGCGTCGTCCGGATCGTCTTCCAGCAGGTAGTCCGCGGTCTTTGCGCTCGGAGTCTTCAGTCCCTTCACCCTTGCCCCCGCGTCCGATAGCCCCGCCACCCATGCCAGGTCCGGCTGGCCGTGCTGTGCCGCCCGCAGCGCCACCGCCGAGCACAGCGGTCGATCCGGATCCCTCCCCGGAACCGGAGTCCACACCGGAACCGTGGTTGGGCCTGCGGTGTGGAGGCTGGTTTCCCCCGCCGTCTGCTGGCTGCCGGGCCTTCCCCACTGCGTCCCCCTTGGCCCCTCCGCCGATCAACCTGCATGACCAACACCGATAGTAACCAACTGGCCACAATGTGTCCGGCGAACCGTGCAACTTCGCAGGTCGATCCGATCATGCCGCTGACCTGGGGAATCCCGGCGCACGCAGGCACCCCGCTACACCTGCTGTGGAGATCCTCCGCTCCGTAGGCTGCGAGCGTGGCTGACGAGCATGGGTCGTGGAAGACGTTCGGTGAGCGGCTGATCTACGACAACCGGCGGGTCATGGTCGGGTTGACGGACGTCGAGGCGCCGAACGGCGAGCGCTGGGAGTACCACGTGGTGCACCTGGCCGGATAGCTAATTGCGCTGATCGTGAACGACCGGGAGGACACGCTGATGCTCTGGCCGCTACCGGCTCGCCACGGAGCAGTGGGGATATGAGCTGCTTGGCGGCATGGTCGACGACGGCGACCACTCGGCGGCTTGTTGCAGAATTACACTGCGCGTCGCTCCGCGGTGTCCTTGTACACCGTGTTCTTGCGGCTCGCCGACAGTTTGACGCCACAGCCGGGCGCACGCTTTCCCGCCATGACACACGGTCACCGGCCGTAAAGCGGCTTCGGGGTGCTTACCCCACGCAACACGCTCCCGCGAGAACCGCAAGAACCGGGCAGCACCGCGAGAACCGCCCCAAAGCCGAAAACTCTTACTCCATCACCCGAATCGGCTCCCCAGCCCGAAAAGCCGCAATATCCTCCACCGCATCCCGATAAAAGATCTCGTACGTCTCCCGGCTCACGTATCCGACATGCGGCGTCAGAATCACATTGTCGAGGCCACGAACCGGATGATCAGTCGGCAACGGCTCCACGTCATACACATCCAACGCCGCCGCCGCAATCCGCCGCGAACGCAACGCATCC
The sequence above is a segment of the Amycolatopsis sp. 2-15 genome. Coding sequences within it:
- a CDS encoding GntR family transcriptional regulator, which gives rise to MSAAAHVPPPDGVDRVDRVINGPTPKHAQLREILRRSVERELPPGSPIPSERELAQRYGVSRLTVRSAIGKLVEEGLLARVRGKGTFTAARRMELQLYLMSFTDDMRRRGLTPTTEVVSTSLEVPPVTSAHALGLTEGVAAHRLVRLRRADGVPLAVERGWYHAGRTPGLLDLDLTRSLYARLAEAYDLRPDQAYQTVWAESADRETARLLGMRTGTPLLVFRRVSSAGGEPVEDMTSWYRGDHYQVTMQLDRNTPDSGHQPHYGGTRR
- a CDS encoding PTS transporter subunit EIIC, translated to MSATTTEGAKGKKSGGGLAGLQRFGRSLMLPIAVLPAAGLLNRLGQDDVFGKTGLGWDKVAAVIGAAGGGLFDWLPLLFAIGIAVGFARKGDGSTAVAAVVGWVVFNKVIQAIAPISSQEGYKPGWEGAPIHWPYSVLTGVISGIVAALLWQRYYRIKLPSWLAFFGGRRFVPIVTAFSMIILGVIFGLVFKYVDHGINSIGQAVVGSPVIGGGIYGVLNRLLIPIGLHQLLNVPVWFIFGGGDLNNFFGHVQGSGTFMTGFFPIFMFALPAAALAIWQTAKPGQKKIVGSIMISAALTSFITGVTEPIEFAFMFVAWPLYIFHAIMTGVSLAVCNALGIHLGFSFSGGAIDFALNSSLDTAHRAWLLIPIGLVFAVIYYVVFRFVITKWNMRTPGREDDTIEADLDRTAAK
- a CDS encoding HPr family phosphocarrier protein, translated to MPEKRVTVASKVGLHARPAALVAKAAAAQSVAVSIAKAGGDPVAAGSVLNLMTLAAAFGDEVVISAEGEGADAAIDAVAELVATDLDAQ
- a CDS encoding serine hydrolase domain-containing protein, which codes for MKSLRLIDEWPVDNAAAGVVSADGEVRDRHGDPARVFRLASVTKLLTAYTAHIALEEGVVELDTPAGPEGSTVRHLLAHTSGLAFDAHKEMALPGTRRLYSNAGFEVLADTLTEHSGIPFADYQREALLDPLGMTATVLDGSPASGAASTVDDLLVFAAELQSPKLLAAATLAAATDVAFPGLNGVLPGFGYQKPNDWGLGFELRDHKSPHWTGSASSPRTFGHFGQSGTFLWVDPEAGHACVALADRSFGPWAAEAWPPFTDAVLADLKG
- a CDS encoding ESX secretion-associated protein EspG encodes the protein MWRDPNEAQAHRDISQELLADHGVWRAGRPGEEFLRTMTVLGRAAQEFSAGVEPSTGRYHLHVATSGNDAMLACHVPSSGNVVLRPARFDALVGDLEVELRDVQPGPGPALSVPESDLRQALGGSPARRDVRRGWALSGCPGSVAARSTQGWRDGVGGYRTSGGLLLHVLRHRPRPDLFSFTEEPGYDRVRQRRTRSCRHGDQQNLRPPEAAALTTPGRADSTGGRCSVPTDVTNNPSSTRSVSIVDDNRWGFEEAEDWECDQSPIQAEETAPDSERLTGQDPDRIVSVTVSPAAEVLSVALDRNWTRAVDPRGLHSSVLAAANAATIAALARQVEDVQRNVPAPPAFGGRQEDQADESPLGPDDMLRLVDAATTEMARFIEQAATVVDRRITVESVGGHLTGSGINGQVVEISIDPTWAGSVRYTEIESEITDVLRQLHAANTPPEIVNGPQGPAIAEIMGMLYDPQRLSRRVGLALPLNGENDRE